The Camelina sativa cultivar DH55 chromosome 14, Cs, whole genome shotgun sequence genome includes a window with the following:
- the LOC104739230 gene encoding uncharacterized protein LOC104739230, with product MKMVVSDSTDSDKIGWRTYQNLQREPGIVVHDCKIANTRQISDDRVRKEIREWLKESEGDELLVLIAGDQGYLRVLEEVRASGKNIHIFLICPKNVTHSVIENFEAEGRETWEDFLSEAQGGTSGDDDESGDGDGSGDGRGGGPGSKKGGGTDPKKPSTMFCNRTLKNILGPFKKPRQKLGYSGPITITGALSKFPHDILLEALSSYSPRDTVKLSRDWFDDTHLLADSGKRP from the exons ATGAAGATGGTCGTTTCCGATTCCACAGACAGTGACAAAATTGGGTGGAGAACTTATCAGAACCTCCAAAGAGAACCGGGAATTGTTGTTCACGATTGCAAAatag CCAACACTCGTCAAATATCAGACGATCGCGTCAGGAAGGAAATTCGAGAGTGGCTTAAAGAGAGTGAAGGAGACGAACTCCTCGTGTTAATTGCTGGAGACCAGGGTTATTTGCGTGTTCTTGAAGAGGTTCGAGCGTCGGGGAAAAATATTCACATCTTCCTCATTTGTCCGAAGAACGTGACTCATTCAGTTATCGAAAATTTTGAGGCAGAGGGAAGGGAAACCTGGGAAGATTTTTTGTCAGAGGCTCAAGGGGGAACTAGCGGCGACGACGACGAATCTGGGGACGGGGACGGAAGTGGAGATGGCCGAGGTGGAGGTCCGGGATCTAAAAAAGGCGGAGGAACCGATCCGAAGAAGCCTTCGACTATGTTTTGTAACAGGACTCTGAAGAACATCTTGGGACCATTCAAGAAACCACGGCAAAAATTAGGCTACTCTGGTCCTATCACCATCACTGGCGCACTATCAAAGTTCCCTCATGACATCCTCCTTGAAGCCCTCTCTTCCTACA GTCCTAGAGACACTGTTAAGCTATCCCGTGACTGGTTTGATGATACACATCTTCTGGCAG ATTCAGGGAAACGGCCTTGA
- the LOC104739233 gene encoding ribosome biogenesis protein bms1-like isoform X1 codes for MAADELMPSHRSHRTRQAGPTMKKKAAIDKMKRGIPITKQKNPKAFAFKSAVKAKKAQSHAMEKEQRRLHVPTIDRTYNEPPPFVVVVQGPPGVGKSLVIKSLVKEFTKQNVPEVLGPITIVEGKHKRYQFVECPNDINGMVDCAKVADLALLVVDGSYGFEMETFEFLNIMQMHGFPRVIGVLTHLDNFKDASKLRRTKKSLKDRFWTEICKGAKLFYLSGLIHGKYTPREVHNLRRFVSVVKPQPIRWRTSHPYVLADRMEDVTPPEKVQMDKKCDRNITLYGYLRGCNLKKGMKVHIAGVGDYSLAGVTALIDPCPLPSAGKRKGLRDRDKLFYAPMSGIGDLLYDKDAVYININDHQVQYSKTEDGNGEPTNKGKGRDVGEDLVKSLQNTKYSVDEKLEKTFINFFGKKTSASSETKVMAEDAYQSSPEGSDNEESQDDEDDEKDVEGSDNEIKQVTEFHGGRLRRKAVFKDDIGGSDAKDSDEDDFEEADDAESDLDEYNSDEADDIELDENEVEDGGDDSASDSPGDYQIDDKDFGNISQWKAPLKENARKKNPNLMDIVYGASGSLATPLINENHDTSDDEESDEEEFFKPKGEQSKNLGGGWDVGYVNSEDCSKFLNYGYLKNWKEKDVCESIRDRFTTGDWSKAALRDKNSGTAIEGEDDELYGDFEDLETGDEHKSHEDMESDASENEDEDAEVVERRLKKLARRAKFDAESTKSEFEEDDNDKGDGNNPLSQAKEPGYFDKMKEELEIIKQRNKEELDDLDEETRIKLEGFRTGTYLRLEIHNVPYEMIEFFDPCHPILVGGIGYGEDNAGYMQTRFKRHRWHKKVLKTRDPIIVSIGWRRYQTIPIYAIEDPNGRHRMLKYTPEHMHCLATFWGPLAPPDTGIVAFQNLSNNQAGFRITATSVVIEYNHKARIIKKIKLVGTPCKIKKKTAFIKDMFTSDLEIARFEGSSVRTVSGIRGQVKKAGKNMLDNNAEEGIARCTFEDQIRMSDMVFLRAWTTVEVPQFYNPLTTALQSRDKTWKGMKTFGELRRELNIPIPVNKDSLYKKIERKPKKFNPLKISKSLQRDLPFKSKPKDIPRRKRQSLDARRAVVMEPEERKAHKAIQQFKLLEQHKMKKKKATAQKKREVYEAEKAKNEEINKKRRREERRERYREEDKQKKKSRRSHD; via the exons ATGGCCGCCGACGAATTGATGCCGTCTCACAGGTCACATAGGACTCGCCAAGCAGGTCCAACCATGAAGAAGAAAGCTGCAATCGATAAGATGAAGCGTGGTATCCCCATTACCAAGCAGAAGAACCCTAAG GCGTTTGCTTTTAAATCGGCTGTCAAGGCGAAGAAAGCGCAATCTCACGCTATGGAGAAGGAGCAAAGACGACTTCATGTCCCGACAATTGATCGTACTTATAACGAACCTCCTCCTTTCGTCGTCGTTGTTCAAGGCCCCCCAGGA GTTGGAAAGTCTCTCGTGATTAAGTCTCTTGTGAAGGAATTCACCAAGCAGAATGTACCGGAGGTTCTTGGACCTATTACCATTGTAGAAG GTAAGCATAAGCGGTATCAGTTTGTGGAGTGCCCAAATGATATCAATGGAATGGTGGATTGTGCAAAGGTTGCTGATCTAGCCTTGCTTGTGGTAGACGGGAGTTATGGTTTTGAGATG GAAACCTTTGAATTCCTCAATATTATGCAAATGCATGGATTTCCTAGAGTTATTGGTGTCCTCACACACCTTGATAACTTCAAGGATGCAAGCAAGCTGAGGAGAACAAAAAAGTCTCTCAAGGATCGGTTTTGGACCGAAATATGTAAAGGAGCTAAATTGTTCTATCTATCTGGTCTCATTCATGGGAA GTATACACCGCGTGAAGTTCACAACCTCCGCCGCTTTGTATCTGTTGTCAAGCCTCAGCCAATAAGGTGGCGAACATCACATCCTTATGTGTTGGCTGATCGCATGGAAGATGTTACCCCTCCCGAGAAAGTTCAGATGGATAAAAAATGCGATAGAAATATCACATTGTATGGTTACCTACGTGGTTGTAACTTGAAAAAAGGGATGAAG GTTCATATTGCTGGAGTTGGTGACTACAGTTTAGCTGGGGTGACTGCCTTAATTGATCCTTGTCCTTTACCTTCAGCTGGCAAGCGAAAGGGGCTGAGGGACAGGGATAAGCTTTTTTATGCTCCTATGTCCGGGATTGGAGATCTTCTGTATGACAAAGATGCTGTTTACATCAACATAAATGATCACCAAGTTCAGTACTCTAAAACTGAAGATGGAAATGGAGAACCTACTAATAAAG GAAAGGGCAGAGATGTTGGTGAAGATTTGGTAAAGTCGTTGCAGAACACAAAGTATTCTGTTGATGAGAAACTGGAAAAGACATTCATTAACTTTTTTGGCAAAAAGACCAGTGCCAGCTCAGAAACAAAAGTTATGGCTGAAGATGCGTATCAATCTTCACCGGAAGGTTCTGACAACGAGGAGTCtcaagatgatgaggatgatgaaaaGGATGTAGAGGGTAGTGACAACGAAATAAAGCAGGTAACTGAGTTTCATGGTGGAAGGTTGAGGAGGAAAGCTGTCTTCAAGGATGACATTGGTGGGAGCGATGCAAAG GACTCAGATGAAGATGATTTTGAGGAAGCAGACGATGCTGAATCGGACTTAGATGAATATAACTCTGATGAAGCAGATGATATTGAATTGGACGAAAATGAAGTTGAAGATGGTGGAGATGACTCTGCTTCTGATTCACCAGGGGATTATCAGATAGATG ATAAGGACTTTGGTAACATATCACAGTGGAAAGCACCCTTGAAGGAGAATGCCAGAAAGAAGAACCCCAACTTGATGGACATTGTGTATGGAGCATCGGGATCATTAGCTACTCCCTTGATAAATGAGAACCATGACActagtgatgatgaagaaagtgaTGAGGAAGAATTCTTTAAGCCAAAAGGAGAACAAAGCAAG AATTTAGGTGGTGGATGGGATGTGGGATATGTCAACTCAGAGGATTGTTCTAAATTTCTGAATTATGGTTACCTAAAGAATTGGAAAGAGAAAGACGTCTGTGAGAGCATTCGTGATCGATTTACCACGGGTGATTGGTCAAAAGCTGCTCTGAGAGACAAAAATTCAGGTACTGCCATtgagggagaagatgatgaacttTATGGTGATTTTGAGGATCTTGAGACGGGAGACGAGCATAAAAGCCATGAGGACATGGAATCAGATGCATctgaaaatgaagatgaagatgctgAAGTCGTTGAGCGTAGGCTAAAAAAGCTGGCTCGCCGAGCAAAGTTTGATGCCGA AAGCACGAAATCCGAGTTTGAGGAGGATGACAATGATAAAGGTGATGGGAACAATCCACTTAGTCAAGCCAAGGAACCAGGATACTTTGATAAA ATGAAGGAAGAGCTTGAAATTATAAAACAGAGGAATAAGGAAGAACTCGATGATCTTGACGAGGAAACTCGAATTAAGTTAGAAGGATTCCGGACTGGAACATACTTGAGGCTGGAGATTCACAATGTTCCTTATGAGATGATTGAATTCTTTGATCCTTGTCATCCAATTCTGGTTGGAGGTATTGGTTACGGCGAGGACAATGCTGGATATATGCAG ACCCGGTTTAAGAGACATAGGTGGCACAAGAAAGTACTAAAGACTAGAGATCCTATCATTGTGTCGATCGGATGGAGACGCTATCAGACTATTCCCATATATGCCATTGAAGATCCCAATGGCAGACATCGAATGCTCAAGTATACTCCAGAACACATGCACTGCCTTGCTACGTTCTGGGGTCCTCTTGCTCCACCCGACACCGGTATTGTCGCTTTCCAGAATCTGTCAAATAATCAG GCAGGGTTTAGGATAACAGCGACTTCTGTAGTTATTGAGTATAATCACAAGGCCCGtattataaagaaaatcaaGCTTGTTGGGACTCCCTGCAAGATCAAGAAAAAGACTGCATTTATCAAAGACATGTTCACTTCTGACCTAGAAATAGCTCGATTTGAAGGTTCATCTGTCCGAACAGTTAGTGGCATTAGAGGACAAGTTAAAAAG GCTGGAAAAAATATGCTCGATAACAATGCTGAAGAAGGGATTGCGAGGTGTACCTTTGAAGATCAAATCCGTATGAGCGACATGGTCTTCTTAAGGGCTTGGACAACAGTGGAAGTTCCACAATTTTACAATCCTCTAACGACAGCCTTGCAATCCCGCGATAAGACGTGGAAAGGGATGAAAACTTTTGGAGAACTCCGTAGAGAGCTGAATATTCCTATTCCGGTGAATAAGGATTCACTCtacaag AAAATCGAAAGAAAGCCAAAGAAATTCAATCCGTTAAAGATATCAAAGAGTCTACAAAGAGATCTACCGTTTAAATCGAAACCGAAGGATATACCGAGGCGGAAAAGACAGTCGCTAGATGCGAGAAGAGCTGTTGTAATGGAACCGGAAGAAAGAAAAGCTCATAAAGCCATCCAGCAATTTAAGCTACTTGAACAGCACAAG atgaagaagaaaaaagcaacGGCGCAGAAGAAGAGGGAAGTGTATGAAGCAGAGAAAGCTAAGAATGAGGAAATAAATAAGAAAcggaggagagaggagagacgTGAGAGATATCGTGAGGAagataaacagaagaagaagagtagaagaagccatgattaa
- the LOC104739233 gene encoding ribosome biogenesis protein bms1-like isoform X2 yields the protein MAADELMPSHRSHRTRQAGPTMKKKAAIDKMKRGIPITKQKNPKAFAFKSAVKAKKAQSHAMEKEQRRLHVPTIDRTYNEPPPFVVVVQGPPGVGKSLVIKSLVKEFTKQNVPEVLGPITIVEGKHKRYQFVECPNDINGMVDCAKVADLALLVVDGSYGFEMETFEFLNIMQMHGFPRVIGVLTHLDNFKDASKLRRTKKSLKDRFWTEICKGAKLFYLSGLIHGKYTPREVHNLRRFVSVVKPQPIRWRTSHPYVLADRMEDVTPPEKVQMDKKCDRNITLYGYLRGCNLKKGMKVHIAGVGDYSLAGVTALIDPCPLPSAGKRKGLRDRDKLFYAPMSGIGDLLYDKDAVYININDHQVQYSKTEDGNGEPTNKGKGRDVGEDLVKSLQNTKYSVDEKLEKTFINFFGKKTSASSETKVMAEDAYQSSPEGSDNEESQDDEDDEKDVEGSDNEIKQVTEFHGGRLRRKAVFKDDIGGSDAKDSDEDDFEEADDAESDLDEYNSDEADDIELDENEVEDGGDDSASDSPGDYQIDDKDFGNISQWKAPLKENARKKNPNLMDIVYGASGSLATPLINENHDTSDDEESDEEEFFKPKGEQSKNLGGGWDVGYVNSEDCSKFLNYGYLKNWKEKDVCESIRDRFTTGDWSKAALRDKNSGTAIEGEDDELYGDFEDLETGDEHKSHEDMESDASENEDEDAEVVERRLKKLARRAKFDAEKSEFEEDDNDKGDGNNPLSQAKEPGYFDKMKEELEIIKQRNKEELDDLDEETRIKLEGFRTGTYLRLEIHNVPYEMIEFFDPCHPILVGGIGYGEDNAGYMQTRFKRHRWHKKVLKTRDPIIVSIGWRRYQTIPIYAIEDPNGRHRMLKYTPEHMHCLATFWGPLAPPDTGIVAFQNLSNNQAGFRITATSVVIEYNHKARIIKKIKLVGTPCKIKKKTAFIKDMFTSDLEIARFEGSSVRTVSGIRGQVKKAGKNMLDNNAEEGIARCTFEDQIRMSDMVFLRAWTTVEVPQFYNPLTTALQSRDKTWKGMKTFGELRRELNIPIPVNKDSLYKKIERKPKKFNPLKISKSLQRDLPFKSKPKDIPRRKRQSLDARRAVVMEPEERKAHKAIQQFKLLEQHKMKKKKATAQKKREVYEAEKAKNEEINKKRRREERRERYREEDKQKKKSRRSHD from the exons ATGGCCGCCGACGAATTGATGCCGTCTCACAGGTCACATAGGACTCGCCAAGCAGGTCCAACCATGAAGAAGAAAGCTGCAATCGATAAGATGAAGCGTGGTATCCCCATTACCAAGCAGAAGAACCCTAAG GCGTTTGCTTTTAAATCGGCTGTCAAGGCGAAGAAAGCGCAATCTCACGCTATGGAGAAGGAGCAAAGACGACTTCATGTCCCGACAATTGATCGTACTTATAACGAACCTCCTCCTTTCGTCGTCGTTGTTCAAGGCCCCCCAGGA GTTGGAAAGTCTCTCGTGATTAAGTCTCTTGTGAAGGAATTCACCAAGCAGAATGTACCGGAGGTTCTTGGACCTATTACCATTGTAGAAG GTAAGCATAAGCGGTATCAGTTTGTGGAGTGCCCAAATGATATCAATGGAATGGTGGATTGTGCAAAGGTTGCTGATCTAGCCTTGCTTGTGGTAGACGGGAGTTATGGTTTTGAGATG GAAACCTTTGAATTCCTCAATATTATGCAAATGCATGGATTTCCTAGAGTTATTGGTGTCCTCACACACCTTGATAACTTCAAGGATGCAAGCAAGCTGAGGAGAACAAAAAAGTCTCTCAAGGATCGGTTTTGGACCGAAATATGTAAAGGAGCTAAATTGTTCTATCTATCTGGTCTCATTCATGGGAA GTATACACCGCGTGAAGTTCACAACCTCCGCCGCTTTGTATCTGTTGTCAAGCCTCAGCCAATAAGGTGGCGAACATCACATCCTTATGTGTTGGCTGATCGCATGGAAGATGTTACCCCTCCCGAGAAAGTTCAGATGGATAAAAAATGCGATAGAAATATCACATTGTATGGTTACCTACGTGGTTGTAACTTGAAAAAAGGGATGAAG GTTCATATTGCTGGAGTTGGTGACTACAGTTTAGCTGGGGTGACTGCCTTAATTGATCCTTGTCCTTTACCTTCAGCTGGCAAGCGAAAGGGGCTGAGGGACAGGGATAAGCTTTTTTATGCTCCTATGTCCGGGATTGGAGATCTTCTGTATGACAAAGATGCTGTTTACATCAACATAAATGATCACCAAGTTCAGTACTCTAAAACTGAAGATGGAAATGGAGAACCTACTAATAAAG GAAAGGGCAGAGATGTTGGTGAAGATTTGGTAAAGTCGTTGCAGAACACAAAGTATTCTGTTGATGAGAAACTGGAAAAGACATTCATTAACTTTTTTGGCAAAAAGACCAGTGCCAGCTCAGAAACAAAAGTTATGGCTGAAGATGCGTATCAATCTTCACCGGAAGGTTCTGACAACGAGGAGTCtcaagatgatgaggatgatgaaaaGGATGTAGAGGGTAGTGACAACGAAATAAAGCAGGTAACTGAGTTTCATGGTGGAAGGTTGAGGAGGAAAGCTGTCTTCAAGGATGACATTGGTGGGAGCGATGCAAAG GACTCAGATGAAGATGATTTTGAGGAAGCAGACGATGCTGAATCGGACTTAGATGAATATAACTCTGATGAAGCAGATGATATTGAATTGGACGAAAATGAAGTTGAAGATGGTGGAGATGACTCTGCTTCTGATTCACCAGGGGATTATCAGATAGATG ATAAGGACTTTGGTAACATATCACAGTGGAAAGCACCCTTGAAGGAGAATGCCAGAAAGAAGAACCCCAACTTGATGGACATTGTGTATGGAGCATCGGGATCATTAGCTACTCCCTTGATAAATGAGAACCATGACActagtgatgatgaagaaagtgaTGAGGAAGAATTCTTTAAGCCAAAAGGAGAACAAAGCAAG AATTTAGGTGGTGGATGGGATGTGGGATATGTCAACTCAGAGGATTGTTCTAAATTTCTGAATTATGGTTACCTAAAGAATTGGAAAGAGAAAGACGTCTGTGAGAGCATTCGTGATCGATTTACCACGGGTGATTGGTCAAAAGCTGCTCTGAGAGACAAAAATTCAGGTACTGCCATtgagggagaagatgatgaacttTATGGTGATTTTGAGGATCTTGAGACGGGAGACGAGCATAAAAGCCATGAGGACATGGAATCAGATGCATctgaaaatgaagatgaagatgctgAAGTCGTTGAGCGTAGGCTAAAAAAGCTGGCTCGCCGAGCAAAGTTTGATGCCGA GAAATCCGAGTTTGAGGAGGATGACAATGATAAAGGTGATGGGAACAATCCACTTAGTCAAGCCAAGGAACCAGGATACTTTGATAAA ATGAAGGAAGAGCTTGAAATTATAAAACAGAGGAATAAGGAAGAACTCGATGATCTTGACGAGGAAACTCGAATTAAGTTAGAAGGATTCCGGACTGGAACATACTTGAGGCTGGAGATTCACAATGTTCCTTATGAGATGATTGAATTCTTTGATCCTTGTCATCCAATTCTGGTTGGAGGTATTGGTTACGGCGAGGACAATGCTGGATATATGCAG ACCCGGTTTAAGAGACATAGGTGGCACAAGAAAGTACTAAAGACTAGAGATCCTATCATTGTGTCGATCGGATGGAGACGCTATCAGACTATTCCCATATATGCCATTGAAGATCCCAATGGCAGACATCGAATGCTCAAGTATACTCCAGAACACATGCACTGCCTTGCTACGTTCTGGGGTCCTCTTGCTCCACCCGACACCGGTATTGTCGCTTTCCAGAATCTGTCAAATAATCAG GCAGGGTTTAGGATAACAGCGACTTCTGTAGTTATTGAGTATAATCACAAGGCCCGtattataaagaaaatcaaGCTTGTTGGGACTCCCTGCAAGATCAAGAAAAAGACTGCATTTATCAAAGACATGTTCACTTCTGACCTAGAAATAGCTCGATTTGAAGGTTCATCTGTCCGAACAGTTAGTGGCATTAGAGGACAAGTTAAAAAG GCTGGAAAAAATATGCTCGATAACAATGCTGAAGAAGGGATTGCGAGGTGTACCTTTGAAGATCAAATCCGTATGAGCGACATGGTCTTCTTAAGGGCTTGGACAACAGTGGAAGTTCCACAATTTTACAATCCTCTAACGACAGCCTTGCAATCCCGCGATAAGACGTGGAAAGGGATGAAAACTTTTGGAGAACTCCGTAGAGAGCTGAATATTCCTATTCCGGTGAATAAGGATTCACTCtacaag AAAATCGAAAGAAAGCCAAAGAAATTCAATCCGTTAAAGATATCAAAGAGTCTACAAAGAGATCTACCGTTTAAATCGAAACCGAAGGATATACCGAGGCGGAAAAGACAGTCGCTAGATGCGAGAAGAGCTGTTGTAATGGAACCGGAAGAAAGAAAAGCTCATAAAGCCATCCAGCAATTTAAGCTACTTGAACAGCACAAG atgaagaagaaaaaagcaacGGCGCAGAAGAAGAGGGAAGTGTATGAAGCAGAGAAAGCTAAGAATGAGGAAATAAATAAGAAAcggaggagagaggagagacgTGAGAGATATCGTGAGGAagataaacagaagaagaagagtagaagaagccatgattaa
- the LOC104739232 gene encoding pentatricopeptide repeat-containing protein At1g06710, mitochondrial-like — MNKTVVRCLLSPSHHPLIRFSTNSSLLHRVFTCSRYLTARFISIPPPPDEMYGFDDPFSPTESRDLTKEFSFLHDSLLVDSGNVVDVVAVPITQSSNDAKAIAEAVSGGGDVFGSNSQKFLRQFREKLSESLVIEVLRLIQRPSDVISFFVWAGRQIGYKHTPPVYNALVDLIVRDDDENIPEELLQQIRDDDKEVFGEFLNVLVRKHCRNGSFSIALEELGRLKDFKFRPSRSTYNCLIQAFLKADRLDSASLVHREMSLANLRMDGFTLRCFAYSLCKVGKWREALSLMETENFVPDTVFYTKLISGLCEASLFEEAMDFLNRMRATSCLPNVVTYSTLLCGCLNKKQLGRCKRVLNMMMVEGCYPSPKIFNSLVHAYCTSGDHSYAYKLLKKMVKCGHMPGYVVYNILIGSICCDKDSLSCDLLELAEKAYSEMLATGVVLNKINVSNFTRCLCSAGKYEKAFNVIREMIGQGFIPDTSTYSKVLGYLCNASKMELAFLLFEEMKRGGLAADVYTYTIMVDSFCKAGLIEQARKWFNEMREVGCTPNVVTYTALIHAYLKAKKVSYANELFETMLSEGCLPNIVTYSALIDGHCKAGQVEKACQIFERMCGSKDVPDVDMYFKQYDGDSERPNVVTYGALLDGFCKSHRVEEARKLLDAMSMEGCEPNEIVYDALIDGLCKVGKLDEAQEVKTEMSEHGFPATLYTYSSLIDRYFKVKRQDLASKVLSKMLENSCAPNVVIYTEMIDGLCKIGKTDEAYKLMQMMEEKGCQPNVVTYTAMIDGFGMIGKIDTCLELLERMGSKGVAPNYVTYRVLIDHCCKNGVLDVAQHLLEEMKQTHWPTHAAGYRKLIEGYNKEFIESIGLLDEIGQDDTVPFLSVYRLLIDNLIKAQRLEMALRLLEEVATFSATLVDYSSTYNSLIESLCLANRVDEAFQLFSKMTKKGVIPEMQTSCSLIKGLFRNSKIDEALLLLDFISHMEIQWIEEKKTSDGT; from the exons ATGAACAAAACAGTCGTAAGATGTCTTCTTTCTCCTTCACACCATCCTTTGATTCGATTCTCCACCAATTCCTCTCTTCTCCACAGAGTTTTCACCTGTAGCCGTTACCTCACGGCTAGGTTTATCTCCATTCCTCCTCCGCCTGACGAAATGTATGGATTCGACGATCCTTTCTCCCCAACTGAGTCGCGGGATTTGACTAAAGAGTTTTCCTTTTTGCATGATTCTCTTCTTGTGGACTCTGGAAATGTTGTTGATGTAGTAGCAGTGCCCATTACTCAATCCTCTAATGATGCTAAAGCCATTGCAGAGGCTGTTTCTGGTGGCGGCGATGTGTTTGGGAGCAATTCCCAGAAGTTTCTCAGGCAATTTAGAGAGAAACTGAGTGAGAGCTTGGTCATTGAGGTGTTGCGTTTGATACAGAGACCTTCTGATGTTATCAGCTTCTTCGTTTGGGCAGGTAGGCAGATTGGTTATAAGCATACTCCACCTGTGTATAACGCTTTGGTTGACCTGATTGTACGTGATGATGACGAAAATATTCCGGAAGAGCTCTTGCAACAGATTAGAGATGATGATAAGGAAGTGTTTGGGGAATTTCTTAATGTCTTGGTAAGGAAACACTGCAGGAATGGTTCCTTTAGCATTGCACTTGAGGAGTTAGGGAGACTCAAGGATTTTAAGTTTAGACCTTCGAGATCTACGTATAATTGTTTGATTCAGGCATTTCTCAAGGCCGATCGTTTGGACTCTGCTTCTTTGGTTCATCGGGAAATGTCTCTTGCAAATCTTCGGATGGATGGGTTTACACTTAGATGCTTTGCTTATTCTCTCTGTAAAGTAGGAAAGTGGAGGGAAGCTCTATCATTGATGGAAACTGAAAATTTTGTCCCTGATACTGTCTTTTATACAAAACTGATATCTGGTCTGTGTGAAGCTTCGCTTTTTGAAGAGGCTATGGATTTCTTGAATAGGATGCGAGCTACTTCCTGTCTTCCAAATGTTGTAACATATTCAACTTTGCTGTGTGGATGCTTGAACAAAAAACAGCTGGGCAGGTGTAAAAGGGTGCTTAATATGATGATGGTGGAAGGTTGTTATCCAAGTCCCAAGATTTTTAATTCTCTTGTACATGCTTACTGCACATCAGGAGATCATTCATATGCATACAAATTGCTAAAGAAAATGGTTAAATGTGGTCACATGCCAGGATATGTTGTCTACAATATATTGATTGGGAGTATTTGTTGTGACAAAGACTCGCTTAGTTGTGATCTGTTGGAATTAGCTGAGAAAGCTTATAGTGAAATGCTTGCTACAGGGGTTGTTCTGAATAAGATTAATGTCAGTAACTTCACACGGTGTCTTTGTAGTGCTGGGAAATATGAAAAGGCTTTTAATGTTATCCGTGAAATGATTGGTCAGGGATTTATACCAGATACCAGTACCTATTCCAAAGTCCTTGGTTATTTATGTAATGCTTCGAAAATGGAGTTGGCGTTTCTGTTGTTTGAAGAAATGAAAAGGGGTGGCCTTGCTGCTGACGTCTATACGTATACTATTATGGTAGATAGCTTTTGTAAAGCTGGTCTGATTGAACAGGCTCGTAAGTGGTTCAATGAAATGAGAGAAGTTGGCTGCACGCCTAACGTCGTCACATATACCGCTCTTATCCATGCTTATCTTAAGGCTAAGAAGGTCAGCTATGCTAATGAGCTGTTTGAAACGATGCTGTCTGAAGGGTGTCTCCCTAATATTGTTACATATTCTGCCTTAATTGATGGCCACTGCAAAGCTGGACAAGTGGAGAAAGCTTGCCAGATTTTCGAAAGAATGTGTGGCAGCAAAGATGTTCCAGATGTAGATATGTACTTCAAGCAGTATGATGGTGACAGCGAGAGGCCGAATGTAGTTACATATGGAGCTTTACTGGATGGTTTCTGCAAGTCGCATAGGGTTGAAGAAGCTCGTAAATTGTTGGATGCTATGTCTATGGAAGGTTGTGAACCGAATGAGATTGTATATGATGCTCTCATTGATGGACTCTGTAAGGTTGGGAAACTAGACGAAGCACAAGAAGTGAAAACTGAGATGTCTGAGCATGGATTCCCCGCGACCTTATATACTTACAGTTCTCTGATTGATCGTTATTTCAAAGTGAAGCGCCAAGATTTAGCCTCAAAAGTATTGTCTAAGATGCTTGAGAATTCCTGTGCGCCGAATGTGGTTATATACACTGAGATGATTGATGGCTTATGCAAGATTGGTAAAACTGATGAAGCCTATAAGCTTATGCAAATGATGGAAGAAAAAGGGTGTCAGCCTAATGTTGTGACATATACAGCGATGATTGATGGATTTGGAATGATTGGTAAAATAGACACATGCCTTGAGCTCTTAGAGCGGATGGGTTCCAAAGGTGTTGCTCCAAATTATGTTACTTATAGGGTCTTGATAGATCATTGTTGCAAAAATGGTGTGCTGGATGTGGCCCAGCATCTTCTAGAAGAAATGAAACAGACACATTGGCCTACACACGCAGCCGGATATCGCAAACTCATTGAAGGATACAATAAAGAGTTCATAGAGTCTATAGGGCTTCTTGATGAGATAGGCCAGGATGATACTGTTCCTTTTCTTTCTGTATATAGGCTTTTAATTGATAATCTTATTAAAGCTCAAAGGCTGGAAATGGCTCTTAGGCTCCTTGAAGAGGTTGCAACATTTTCAGCCACTTTGGTTGACTACAGTAGCACATATAATTCGTTGATTGAAAGCCTTTGCCTTGCTAATAGAGTGGACGAAGCTTTTCAGTTGTTCTCAAAAATGACGAAGAAAGGTGTCATTCCGGAGATGCAAACATCCTGTAGTCTTATCAAGGGACTTTTCCGAAACAGCAAGATCGATGAAGCACTTTTACTTCTAGATTTTATATCTCATATG GAAATTCAGTggatagaagaaaagaaaacatctgATGGGACTTAG